The following are encoded together in the Lathyrus oleraceus cultivar Zhongwan6 chromosome 3, CAAS_Psat_ZW6_1.0, whole genome shotgun sequence genome:
- the LOC127126171 gene encoding putative DUF21 domain-containing protein At1g03270, with product MSPLITTGNSFVYDADDIPFGTVWWFIYAGISCLLVTFAGIMSGLTLGLMSLGPVDLEILQRSGSSTEKKQAAAIFPVLQKQHQLLVTLLLCNACAMEALPIYLDKIFHPFVAVLLSVTFVLAFGEVIPQAICTRYGLYVGSSFVGLVRVLMIICYPIACPIGKVLDVLLGHHDVLFRRAQLKALVSIHSEEAGKGGELTHDEATIISGALDLTLKTAEEAMTPIESTFSLDVASKLDWEAIGKILERGHSRIPVYSGNPKNIIGLLLVKNLLTVRAETESPVSSVTIRKIPRVPADMPLYDILNEFQKGSSHMAAVVKVIREKNNPQVASDVDKSKDEVFIKHSSELTVPLLVGSYEKSDHVVYIDNLSRHQNHGGCDDANSLDQQCLENETPPNGFHHFPYDKDEEVIGIITLEDVFEELLQEEIVDETDVYIDVHRRIRVAAVAAASSVARVPLGQKLKV from the exons ATGTCCCCTCTAATCACTACCGGAAATTCCTTCGTCTACGACGCCGATGACATTCCGTTCGGCACCGTTTGGTGGTTTATCTACGCCGGAATTTCTTGTCTTCTTGTTACCTTTGCCGGTATCATGTCCGGCCTCACCCTTGGCTTAATGTCTTTGGGTCCTGTTGACCTTGAAATTCTCCAAAGGAGTGGTTCTTCCACTGAGAAAAAACAAGCTG CTGCTATTTTTCCTGTTCTTCAGAAACAACACCAACTGCTTGTTACTTTGCTCCTGTGTAATGCTTGTGCCATGGAG GCACTTCCAATTTACCTTGATAAAATTTTTCATCCTTTTGTAGCAGTGTTGTTATCAGTAACTTTTGTTCTGGCTTTTGGAGAG GTCATCCCGCAAGCTATATGCACAAGATATGGGCTCTATGTTGGTTCAAGTTTTGTTGGGCTTGTACGCGTCCTGATGATCATTTGCTATCCGATTGCTTGCCCTATAGGAAAG GTTTTGGATGTTTTGCTTGGACACCATGATGTACTGTTTAGGCGAGCACAATTGAAAGCCCTTGTTTCAATCCATAGCGAAGAG GCTGGTAAAGGCGGTGAACTCACACATGATGAGGCGACGATTATCAGTGGAGCACTAGATCTCACTCTGAAG ACTGCAGAGGAGGCTATGACACCAATCGAGTCAACTTTTTCCTTGGATGTTGCTTCAAAATTGGACTG GGAAGCAATTGGGAAAATTCTTGAACGAGGTCATAGTCGCATCCCCGTATACAGTGGAAACCCCAAAAATATAATTGGCCTATTACTA GTAAAAAATCTTCTTACCGTAAGAGCTGAGACAGAGAGTCCAGTTAGTTCTGTCACCATCCGGAAAATTCCTAG GGTTCCAGCAGATATGCCTTTATATGATATCCTCAACGAGTTTCAAAAAGGTAGCAGTCATATGGCAGCTGTAGTCAAGGTTATAAGAGAGAAAAACAACCCTCAGGTAGCTAGTGACGTCGACAAATCCAAAGATGAAGTATTCATCAAACATAGTTCTGAACTGACTGTGCCCTTACTAGTCGGGTCTTATGAGAAATCAGACCATGTTGTCTATATTGACAACCTTTCTAGGCATCAAAACCATGGAGGATGTGATGACGCCAACAGTCTCGACCAACAATGCCTAGAAAATGAAACTCCACCAAATGGTTTCCATCACTTTCCTTATGATAAAGACGAGGAAGTTATTGGCATCATAACCTTGGAAGATGTTTTCGAGGAACTCCTGCAG GAAGAAATTGTGGATGAGACAGATGTGTATATTGATGTACATAGGAG AATCCGGGTTGCTGCTGTTGCAGCTGCTTCATCTGTGGCACGAGTTCCGTTAGGCCAAAAGTTGAAAGTTTGA